In the genome of bacterium HR34, the window AAGAGGATTGTTGGAAATTTTAGATAGGAAAGAGTTAGAAGGAGTTTTGGCACATGAGTTGTCTCACATAAAGAACAGAGACACTCTTGTGTCCACAATCGCTGCTGTGTTAGCAGGAGTTATTATAACTTTAGTTGATTTCTTTTTAAGATTTGGTTTAATATTTGGTTTTCGCGGTGAGGATAGAAGAGAAGGGAATATTTTTGGTTCAATTATTTTACTTGCTGTTTTAATTTTGGCGCCCTTAGGAGCAACGCTTTTAAGATTAGCTGTTTCAAGGCAAAGAGAATATTTGGCAGACGCTTCGGCAGCTTTAATTACGAGATATCCACAGGGTTTGATTAATGCTTTAATTAAAATATCATCCAATCCGCACCCTTTGAAAGTTGCCAATCACAATGTTAACCATTTATTTTTTGCAAATCCTTTAAAAGAAAATAAAACTTTTTCTTTTATAGAATCATTGTTTTCAACTCATCCGCCGGTTGAAAAAAGAATAGAGGCATTAAAAAGTTTAAACATATAAAGAATGTTTCAAGAATATATTTACACTTTTTTGATATCAATGACGCCAATTGGAGAATTAAGGGTTGGTATACCTGTTGCCATAAATGTTTATGATTTAAACGTTTTTGAAGCTTTTATTTTTGCT includes:
- the htpX gene encoding Protease HtpX — its product is MPSVYSQISKNRTKTILLILVFIGLIVLIGRIIDYFFGSDFAFWFALAFATFMPLISYWYSDKIVLGITRAKPIDKSDNPELYRILENLCIATGLPMPKLYILEELQPNAFATGRDPKHSAIAVTRGLLEILDRKELEGVLAHELSHIKNRDTLVSTIAAVLAGVIITLVDFFLRFGLIFGFRGEDRREGNIFGSIILLAVLILAPLGATLLRLAVSRQREYLADASAALITRYPQGLINALIKISSNPHPLKVANHNVNHLFFANPLKENKTFSFIESLFSTHPPVEKRIEALKSLNI